A single Streptomyces sp. 2114.4 DNA region contains:
- a CDS encoding serine hydrolase, which yields MPHASSAQVASRQPTHIRRLLQERLDTLARTHQVPGAQLAVQVDSVTYTVQTGEADVTTGEMFTADTAVPLGSVTKPYTAAVVQLLADDGDLELTDLVGTHVPELRRAPHLTVRQLLSHTGGLPTGPDSDDAAALTPARYLSAHCSGRDTVCAPGSGFSYSNAGYVAAGRLIETVTGMPWQEAVRALLLEPLGTVPAFLGDRAPARPVARGHSVNPTSGRVLAVQQNLAPVEAPAGALLASALDLVALGRALIGHGPRTVLTPDAAEEMRRPVPGAAPGVLADAWGLGLALFQQGAQQWCGHDGNAQGTSCHLRAEPDSGTVVAFTSNANNGTALWHELAEDLDRITGVQVPSATRPPERGRAVALPQCAGTYHNGTVEYRIAADSDGSLTLTVNGDTPAPLVCYPDLTCDLVDPASGRRHPGGRFVRDPESGAIDRVQISGRTARRTVTA from the coding sequence ATGCCGCATGCTTCGAGTGCTCAGGTCGCGAGCCGGCAGCCGACCCACATACGACGCCTCTTACAAGAGCGTCTGGACACGCTCGCGCGCACCCACCAGGTGCCAGGAGCCCAACTCGCCGTGCAGGTCGACTCGGTGACATACACCGTCCAGACGGGCGAGGCGGACGTCACCACCGGCGAGATGTTCACCGCGGACACGGCGGTGCCGCTGGGCTCCGTCACCAAGCCCTACACGGCCGCGGTGGTCCAGCTCCTGGCCGACGACGGTGACCTCGAGCTGACCGACCTCGTCGGCACACATGTGCCGGAGCTGCGGCGGGCGCCGCACCTCACCGTACGGCAGCTGCTCAGCCACACCGGCGGGCTCCCGACCGGGCCCGACTCGGACGACGCGGCGGCACTGACGCCCGCCCGTTACCTGTCCGCGCACTGTTCCGGCCGGGACACGGTGTGCGCGCCCGGCAGCGGCTTCTCCTACTCCAACGCCGGGTATGTCGCCGCCGGCCGGCTGATCGAAACGGTGACGGGCATGCCCTGGCAGGAAGCCGTGCGGGCGCTGCTCCTGGAGCCCCTGGGCACCGTGCCCGCCTTCCTCGGCGACCGCGCGCCGGCGCGTCCGGTGGCCCGCGGCCACTCCGTGAACCCGACCTCGGGCCGGGTGCTTGCGGTGCAGCAGAACCTGGCGCCGGTGGAGGCCCCGGCGGGCGCCCTGCTGGCCAGCGCGCTCGACCTGGTGGCTCTGGGCCGGGCCCTGATCGGGCACGGCCCCCGCACGGTGCTGACACCCGACGCCGCCGAGGAGATGCGCCGCCCCGTACCGGGCGCCGCCCCGGGCGTTCTGGCGGACGCATGGGGCCTGGGCCTCGCCCTCTTCCAGCAGGGCGCCCAGCAGTGGTGCGGACACGACGGCAACGCCCAGGGCACCTCCTGCCATCTGCGGGCCGAACCGGACAGCGGCACGGTGGTCGCCTTCACCAGCAACGCCAACAACGGCACCGCGCTGTGGCACGAACTGGCCGAAGACCTCGACCGGATCACCGGAGTGCAGGTTCCCTCGGCCACGCGCCCGCCCGAGCGCGGCCGCGCCGTCGCACTTCCCCAGTGCGCCGGGACCTACCACAACGGCACCGTCGAGTACCGGATCGCGGCAGACTCCGACGGCTCCCTGACGCTGACGGTGAACGGCGACACCCCCGCGCCTCTGGTCTGTTATCCGGATCTGACCTGTGACCTGGTGGATCCCGCGTCCGGCCGCCGCCATCCCGGCGGACGCTTCGTGCGAGACCCGGAGAGCGGCGCCATCGACCGCGT
- a CDS encoding cytochrome P450, which produces MTSNELKEAPFVFDDLVGRWSSLGETDPVRHDEGQNVWQVLDHRSVAAVLADPATFSSDFSGLTPTQPDFETFRQGNFVGMDPPEHRKLRTLVSQAFTPRVVAGLEPRIHAITAELLDAVGDRDRFDVVDALAYPLPILVIAELLGVPAADRGLFQEWAGTLFGGDEIGESLDMSDIERALDSIAPTVREMNGYILEHIRHHRKHPGEGLTSRLLQAEVDGVRLADQEIVGFVALLLVAGHITTTALLGNAVLSFDEHPEAAAQVRAEPGRLPDAIEEVLRWLPPFPELGRRTTREVELGGRTLPADAILMAHLATANRDPARFTDPDTFHVMRSPNPHLTFGHGIHFCFGAPLARLEARIALRQLLDRFSCLTIPSRREVEFQNPAVIVSARRLPVEVRRA; this is translated from the coding sequence GTGACCAGCAACGAACTGAAAGAGGCACCTTTCGTCTTCGACGATCTGGTCGGCCGGTGGAGTAGCTTGGGCGAGACCGATCCCGTGCGCCATGACGAGGGGCAGAACGTCTGGCAGGTGCTGGATCACCGGAGCGTGGCCGCGGTCCTCGCCGACCCGGCGACGTTCTCCTCGGACTTCTCCGGACTGACCCCCACCCAGCCGGACTTCGAGACCTTCCGCCAGGGCAACTTCGTCGGCATGGACCCGCCGGAGCACCGCAAGCTGCGCACCCTCGTCAGCCAGGCGTTCACCCCGCGGGTCGTTGCCGGACTCGAACCGAGGATCCACGCCATCACGGCGGAACTGCTCGATGCCGTCGGGGACCGCGACCGGTTCGACGTGGTGGACGCGCTGGCCTACCCGCTGCCCATCCTCGTGATAGCCGAGCTGCTCGGTGTGCCGGCCGCTGACCGCGGACTGTTCCAGGAGTGGGCGGGCACGCTCTTCGGCGGGGACGAGATCGGCGAATCGCTGGACATGAGCGATATCGAGCGCGCACTGGACTCCATCGCCCCCACCGTGCGCGAGATGAACGGCTACATCCTCGAGCACATCCGCCACCACCGGAAACATCCCGGCGAGGGACTGACCAGCAGGCTGCTGCAGGCCGAAGTGGACGGCGTACGCCTGGCGGACCAGGAGATCGTCGGCTTTGTGGCCCTGCTGCTGGTCGCCGGGCACATCACCACCACCGCCCTGCTGGGCAACGCCGTGCTCAGCTTCGACGAGCACCCCGAGGCCGCCGCGCAGGTGCGCGCCGAACCCGGCCGGCTGCCGGACGCCATCGAGGAGGTGCTGCGCTGGCTGCCGCCCTTCCCCGAACTGGGGCGCCGCACCACCCGTGAGGTCGAGCTCGGCGGCCGGACCCTCCCCGCCGACGCCATCCTGATGGCCCACCTGGCCACCGCCAACCGCGACCCGGCACGGTTCACCGACCCCGACACCTTTCACGTGATGCGCAGCCCCAACCCGCACCTGACCTTCGGCCACGGCATTCACTTCTGCTTCGGCGCACCCCTGGCCAGGCTGGAGGCACGCATCGCGCTCCGGCAACTGCTGGACCGTTTCTCCTGCCTCACCATCCCGAGCCGCCGTGAGGTCGAGTTCCAGAATCCGGCCGTCATCGTCAGTGCACGTCGTCTGCCGGTGGAGGTGCGGAGGGCATAG